In Silene latifolia isolate original U9 population chromosome X, ASM4854445v1, whole genome shotgun sequence, the following proteins share a genomic window:
- the LOC141622749 gene encoding uncharacterized protein LOC141622749 codes for MEVVVKVEESEQGVIKDHGKPGSELATLDPVADPVVYKLVKVDYDGRLVPATDDELMEVENLLELEKNETVDVMETVKPVLDKDDSKASQNKGSPQIKNKEGDEVSVKLIQDSLYTSRINSRTDIFDDIMDEPDLDSRPNFSLLEGEINLDKLNVRELQETFRATFGRKTSVKDKAWLKRRISMGLTNSCDVSVTSFVINDGKLLNKMDDLCKTMACEDSMAGEAGSALDDVSVISGSHSNSRKDVVVDMALKSCLLESAYKSDDSLDHRAAKRVRKPTKRYIEEQSDKETNDPPEKSISPSKRNEQGKFSSSSAIKTAWSVNTGAFVTRRDSIGGSGVQVPYVSRVRRCRPRQSIPTLFKFGSCDMAITSKTTESSDAPNTLHPGTGCKAELVDTKYPSEDAISCEDFIEKQSLDSMSDSSRDREPKGVDSGGCTSRDTTTGTNSDDNIAIIPTAKGGMRRKHHRAWTLAEVMKLVDGVSRFGPGRWSEIKRLSFSSYSYRTAVDLKDKWRNLLKASSYNLPAEKGMNPRAKAPIPIPAPILVKVRELAELNGQSPQIFKISRDNGRSTGQV; via the exons GTTGATTACGATGGAAGGTTGGTGCCTGCTACTGATGATGAGCTTATGGAGGTAGAGAATTTGTTGGAGTTAGAGAAAAATGAAACTGTTGATGTCATGGAAACTGTTAAACCAGTCTTGGACAAAGATGACTCAAAGGCTTCTCAAAACAAAG GCTCACCACAAATCAAGAACAAAGAAGGTGATGAAGTTAGTGTGAAACTCATTCAG GACTCTCTGTACACATCACGTATAAATTCCAGAACCGATATATTTGATGACATTATGGATGAGCCAGACCTGGACTCCCGACCTAATTTCTCTTTGTTGGAGGGtgagataaatttggataagttAAATGTTCGAGAGCTCCAGGAAACTTTCAGAGCTACATTTGGACGTAAAACTTCTGTCAAAGACAAGGCGTGGCTTAAGCGGAGAATCTCTATGGGGTTAACTAATTCTTGTGATGTATCTGTGACAAGTTTTGTTATCAATGATGGAAAGCTTTTGAATAAGATGGATGATTTGTGCAAAACCATGGCCTGTGAGGATTCAATGGCAGGAGAAGCCGGCAGTGCATTGGATGACGTGTCTGTCATCTCAGGCTCACACTCCAATTCAAGAAAAGATGTGGTGGTTGATATGGCACTTAAGAGTTGTCTTCTAGAGTCTGCTTATAAAAGTGATGATAGCCTTGATCATAGAGCTGCAAAAAGAGTCCGAAAACCAACGAAGCGGTACATTGAAGAACAATCTGATAAAGAAACAAACGACCCTCCGGAGAAGTCAATATCCCCATCCAAGCGTAATGAGCAGGGCAAGTTTTCTTCGAGTTCAGCAATCAAAACTGCTTGGAGTGTCAACACAGGTGCTTTCGTGACCAGGCGTGATTCAATCGGAGGATCTGGTGTGCAGGTACCATATGTTTCCCGGGTCCGGAGATGCCGTCCAAGGCAAAGCATCCCTACCCTCTTT AAATTTGGTTCATGTGACATGGCTATAACGAGTAAAACTACTGAAAGTTCAGATGCACCAAATACTCTCCACCCTGGTACTGGCTGCAAGGCTGAACTTGTGGACACTAAATATCCTTCAGAAGATGCG ATTTCTTGTGAAGATTTCATAGAGAAACAAAGTCTAGATAGTATGTCAGACAGTTCTCGGGATAGAGAGCCAAAAGGCGTGGATTCGGGGGGCTGTACTTCTAGAGATACCACAACTGGGACCAATTCTGATGATAATATAGCAATTATTCCAACTGCAAAGGGTGGAATGAGAAGGAAGCACCATCGAGCTTGGACTCTTGCAGAAGTTATGAAGCTCGTTGATGGTGTCTCGAGGTTTGGACCTGGTCGCTGGTCTGAAATTAAACGGCTTTCCTTTTCATCTTATTCATATCGTACCGCTGTAGACTTAAAG GACAAGTGGAGAAACCTCTTGAAAGCTAGTTCGTATAACTTACCAGCCGAAAAAGGG ATGAATCCTCGTGCGAAGGCGCCTATTCCGATTCCGGCTCCTATTTTGGTGAAAGTGAGGGAGCTTGCAGAGTTAAATGGGCAGTCACCACAGATATTCAAAATAAGCAGGGACAACGGGAGGTCAACTGGTCAAGTGTAA